A segment of the Bdellovibrio bacteriovorus genome:
AGCTTTGGAATGCCCCCCTTTAAGTGCAGCCCCGGATCAGAAAAAGAATCAGCAGAATGGGAACCGGGATGCCGATCAGCCACAGGAAGATCCATCCCAGTTTACCGCGCTGATTTTGCAGGGGCTTTTTAAAGTCAGAGTTCATACCGCACCTCCGGCGCCGGCCACAATCTGTCGCGCAAATCCGGTCCGGTGACTGCCGGGCCCAGATCCTTTGGAATTTCCATGGAAACGGTGTCTCTCAATGGTCCACTGAACATACCGCGCAAGCGACCCAAAAACTGCGGTGCTGCGATCAGCACGACTTCGTCAAATGAATTGGCATGACGGGCTTCTTCCAGATACTCGGAAACCCTTTTAGCAAACATCTGCGACACACGGTCTGTTGGTGACTGGGCTTTTTCTTTGGTGCCCCCGTGACCGGCCACACCTGGAGAAAATCCGGGTTTATCAGCATTGATGTCCTGGGATTTCAGGCGTCCC
Coding sequences within it:
- a CDS encoding host attachment protein — encoded protein: MKTWIVVVNRVEAKVFESDGKGHKGDVKFIEKLENPRGRLKSQDINADKPGFSPGVAGHGGTKEKAQSPTDRVSQMFAKRVSEYLEEARHANSFDEVVLIAAPQFLGRLRGMFSGPLRDTVSMEIPKDLGPAVTGPDLRDRLWPAPEVRYEL